A single window of Apodemus sylvaticus chromosome 4, mApoSyl1.1, whole genome shotgun sequence DNA harbors:
- the LOC127683035 gene encoding TD and POZ domain-containing protein 2-like, producing MSGDMEAKSWGSTQISVKNICCEWTISNFSFCMDGIQKEIRSPEFSLEANEEAAWCLRVYPNGVDKESKDYLSVDLGFLSCPVCPVWAKFEFWIINSQGEKCQSRKNPSVASFWQDQHRGFKEFILRDFLLSHQHLLLPEDQLTICCKVSIAGAIFSMPGQNMTPAIKDPRHVLADDLGKLWENSIFTDCSLLVGGHEFRAHKAILAARSPVFRAMFEHEMQERLKNFVEIHDLDPQVFQEMMGFIYTWKAPNLKSYSIASGVLAAADRYGLEGLKAMCEDALCRILSVENAANILILADLHSTQWLKTQALDFITDFAYEVSKTSGWKSLVESHPPLVAEAFCSLASAQCPSLES from the coding sequence atgtcaggggacatggaagccaagagctggggctccacacagatcagtgtaaaaaacatctgctgtgagtggaccattagcaacttctcattttgcatggatggaattcagaaagagattagaagcccagagttctcattagaggccaatgaggaagcagcatggtgtttgagagtatacccaaatggagttgataaagaaagcaaagattacctgtcagttgacctgggattcctcagctgtcccgtgtgcccagtttgggcaaagtttgagttctggatcataaattcccaaggagagaaatgtcaaagtaggaAGAACCCCAGTGTTGCAAGCTTTTGGCAAGACCAACACAGGGGATTCAAAGAGTTCATCCttcgagatttcctcctctcccatcagcatttacttctccctgaagaccagctcaccatctgctgcaaggtgagcatagcgggagccatcttcagcatgcctggacagaacatgacacctgcaatcaaggatccaaggcatgtgttggcagatgacctagggaagctttgggagaattccatcttcacagactgctccctattggtaggtggccatgaattcagggctcacaaggccatcctagcagctcgctctccagttttcagagccatgtttgaacatgaaatgcaggagagactaaaaaacttcgttgagattcatgacttggatccccaagtcttccaggagatgatgggcttcatctacacatggaaggcaccaaacctcaagagctactccattgcctctggtgtgctggcagctgctgacaggtatggcctggagggcttgaaggccatgtgtgaggatgccctctgcaggatcctctctgtggagaatgctgcaaacattctcatcctggctgacctccacagcacacagtggctgaagactcaggccctggatttcattacagattttgcctatgaggtctctaagacctcagggtggaagtcattggtggagtcacatccccccttggtggctgaagccttctgctccctggcttctgcacagtgtccttctttggagtcatga